From the Paenibacillus sp. FSL H8-0548 genome, one window contains:
- the rdgB gene encoding RdgB/HAM1 family non-canonical purine NTP pyrophosphatase, with translation MAKHAVLSHDVIVVATKNAGKVKEFAHALQKLGKTTASLLDYPQIPDIVEDGDTFAANARIKAKTTGDALGVPVLADDSGLRVSALNDEPGVYSARYAGEHAADSDNNEKLIRELRRMQGNHEIADLGELPDGSQLLSKAQFVCALALYDPSTGLFVEAEGTVDGVITDIPHGTGGFGYDPLFWLPELNRGMAEMTKEEKQQISHRGEALKRLLPLLEQA, from the coding sequence ATGGCGAAGCATGCTGTGTTATCTCATGATGTAATTGTTGTTGCTACGAAAAATGCCGGTAAAGTTAAGGAATTTGCACATGCGCTGCAGAAGCTTGGCAAAACAACAGCGAGTCTGCTTGACTACCCGCAAATTCCAGATATCGTCGAGGATGGCGATACGTTTGCAGCGAATGCGCGGATTAAAGCGAAGACGACAGGAGATGCGCTCGGCGTCCCTGTGCTAGCTGATGATTCGGGCTTGCGTGTCTCGGCGCTGAACGATGAGCCTGGTGTTTATTCTGCGCGCTATGCGGGAGAGCACGCAGCAGACAGTGATAATAACGAAAAGCTGATACGTGAGCTTAGACGTATGCAAGGAAATCATGAGATTGCTGATCTAGGCGAGCTTCCAGATGGCTCGCAGCTACTGAGCAAAGCCCAATTTGTTTGTGCGTTGGCATTGTATGATCCATCAACAGGCTTGTTTGTAGAAGCAGAAGGTACGGTAGACGGTGTCATTACGGATATACCTCATGGTACTGGGGGCTTTGGTTATGATCCTTTGTTCTGGCTTCCAGAGCTTAACCGCGGCATGGCGGAGATGACGAAGGAAGAGAAGCAGCAGATCAGTCATCGCGGCGAGGCATTGAAACGTCTGCTTCCTCTGCTCGAGCAGGCGTAA
- a CDS encoding GerMN domain-containing protein has protein sequence MIQKRWIRGAVLSSVLVLPILTAGCGLFSQETSKSIDPPQVEVKDGVQDLETGQAVLTGEEAQMTVYLEDRNGYLAPIALQTTLGANEIAAQKALEIMVENGSYASQLPEGFRAVIPQGTQIKSYSYDKEQKLAKVDFSEPFANYNVQDERTIVEAITWTLTAIPGIEGVEISFEGTKLLEMPEDGFPLDEILTREVGINIEAAEGVNYAQSTPVTLYFSAQTLSDEQYYVPVTRLVARSASPAQAALEQLISGPLNKKELTSVILPDVLVKNIAQDGDVVTVDLEDEAFQEGQKLPTEMMQALVLSVTENTDATTVQIKVNGIANIVDEADQSYSQPVGRPHHVNAIKS, from the coding sequence ATGATTCAAAAAAGATGGATTAGGGGTGCTGTGCTTTCCAGTGTGCTGGTACTGCCCATTCTTACGGCAGGTTGCGGCTTATTTTCACAGGAGACAAGCAAGTCAATTGATCCGCCGCAGGTAGAGGTGAAGGATGGCGTTCAAGACTTAGAAACCGGACAGGCAGTCTTAACGGGAGAAGAAGCGCAAATGACGGTTTATCTTGAAGACCGCAATGGATATTTGGCACCGATCGCCCTTCAAACAACACTTGGCGCTAATGAAATTGCTGCACAGAAGGCTCTAGAAATAATGGTAGAGAACGGGAGCTATGCAAGTCAGCTGCCTGAGGGTTTTAGAGCAGTCATTCCGCAGGGCACTCAAATTAAATCCTACAGCTATGATAAAGAGCAAAAGCTCGCTAAGGTTGATTTTTCTGAGCCCTTTGCAAACTATAACGTGCAGGATGAGAGAACGATCGTGGAAGCTATTACTTGGACGCTCACAGCTATACCAGGTATCGAAGGGGTTGAAATCTCGTTCGAGGGCACTAAGCTTCTAGAGATGCCTGAGGATGGCTTCCCGTTAGATGAAATATTAACCCGTGAGGTAGGTATTAATATTGAAGCAGCTGAGGGAGTGAACTACGCTCAATCGACGCCAGTAACGTTATATTTCTCAGCACAAACGTTAAGCGACGAGCAATATTATGTTCCTGTTACTCGCCTTGTTGCACGCTCGGCGTCACCTGCACAAGCAGCGCTTGAACAGCTGATTTCTGGGCCGCTTAACAAAAAAGAGCTAACCAGCGTCATTTTGCCAGATGTACTGGTGAAAAACATCGCTCAGGATGGTGATGTGGTAACCGTTGATTTGGAGGATGAAGCGTTTCAGGAAGGACAGAAGCTTCCAACAGAAATGATGCAGGCGCTCGTACTATCCGTGACTGAAAATACAGATGCTACGACCGTGCAAATTAAAGTAAACGGCATAGCAAATATTGTTGACGAGGCTGACCAATCCTACAGCCAGCCAGTAGGCAGGCCGCATCATGTTAATGCCATCAAATCATAA
- the rph gene encoding ribonuclease PH, which produces MRNDGRQPNQLRPVTITTGVNKYAEGSVLIEVGDTKVICTASIEERVPPFMKGQGKGWITAEYAMLPRATHSRNIREAAKGKLTGRTMEIQRLIGRALRSVVDLQALGERTITLDCDVIQADGGTRTTSITGAFIALSIAVNKLTDKVQFAKYPITDFLASVSVGVIQDKALLDLNYEEDSKAKVDMNVVMTSSGKFVEVQGTGEDAPFSRDELNQLLALGEEGIQELIGKQREVLGAMGARIGG; this is translated from the coding sequence ATGAGGAACGACGGTCGGCAACCGAACCAGCTTCGGCCGGTAACCATAACGACAGGTGTTAATAAATACGCAGAGGGCTCGGTTCTTATCGAGGTCGGAGATACGAAGGTTATTTGTACAGCAAGCATCGAGGAGCGGGTTCCGCCGTTTATGAAGGGACAAGGCAAGGGCTGGATTACAGCTGAATACGCCATGCTTCCCCGTGCGACGCATTCTCGGAATATTCGCGAGGCAGCAAAGGGCAAGCTGACAGGACGGACGATGGAAATTCAGCGGCTGATTGGACGGGCTTTGCGCTCTGTCGTTGATTTGCAGGCGCTAGGTGAGCGTACAATTACTTTGGATTGCGATGTTATTCAGGCTGATGGCGGTACGCGTACGACTTCTATTACTGGGGCATTCATTGCGCTTTCCATCGCAGTAAATAAACTGACGGATAAGGTTCAATTCGCAAAATATCCGATTACTGATTTTCTAGCTTCGGTGAGCGTAGGGGTTATTCAAGACAAAGCATTGCTTGACTTGAACTATGAGGAAGATTCCAAGGCTAAGGTCGATATGAACGTTGTGATGACGAGCAGCGGCAAATTTGTTGAGGTACAGGGAACTGGCGAGGATGCTCCGTTCTCAAGAGATGAGCTTAATCAATTGCTTGCTCTGGGAGAAGAGGGCATTCAGGAGCTGATCGGCAAGCAGCGTGAAGTGCTTGGAGCGATGGGTGCCCGTATTGGAGGCTAG
- the asnB gene encoding asparagine synthase (glutamine-hydrolyzing): MCGITGWIDWNRDLTKHSESLEMMTDTLAPRGPDASGTWISAHCALGHRRLSVIDPENGAQPMIRHSGDDKFIIVYNGELYNAPQLRKELESRGRAFTTSCDTEVLLVAFMEWGKSCVERFNGIFAFAIWDVAEQELFLARDRLGVKPLFFSTQDGLFIFGSEQKAILAHPAVKPEVGAEGLAEVFILGPARTPGHGVYKQISELKPGRCITVNRSGVKTITYWELKSTPHEQNIEETAEHVRDLLKDTVERQLVSDVPVCTLLSGGLDSSALTTLAVQYYNDNGQGNVHTYSVDYTDNDKHFKAHAFQPNSDAPWIERMTTHLGTIHHPIQFDTPELAGALDAATLARDLPGMADVDASLLLFCHEIKKNATVAISGEAADEIFGGYPWFHREEALNANTFPWSLASAMRAELLAPDVAAWIKPLDYIGDRYAEAISEVPHLDGENEQLRKMRQMSYLNITRFMPTLLDRKDRMSMAAGLEVRVPFCDHRLVEYVWNIPWEIKTSGDREKGILRKALRGVLPEDVLTRKKSPYPKTHNPNYLAAVKGLLLDVLNDPSSPLLPLINVQKVRELAESDSAKSNIPWFGQLMSGPQLFAYLYQVNLWLKQYKVVIS, translated from the coding sequence ATGTGTGGAATTACCGGCTGGATCGATTGGAACCGTGATCTGACTAAGCATAGTGAAAGCTTAGAGATGATGACAGACACCCTTGCACCGCGCGGTCCCGACGCTTCCGGCACGTGGATATCAGCGCATTGCGCTTTAGGCCATCGGCGTTTATCCGTTATTGATCCGGAGAACGGGGCTCAACCGATGATTCGCCATTCTGGCGATGACAAATTTATCATCGTATATAACGGGGAATTGTATAATGCACCCCAGCTTCGCAAGGAATTAGAGAGCAGAGGTCGAGCCTTTACGACAAGCTGCGACACGGAAGTACTGCTAGTCGCTTTTATGGAGTGGGGAAAATCATGTGTTGAGCGATTTAATGGCATATTTGCTTTTGCAATATGGGATGTTGCAGAGCAAGAGCTGTTCCTCGCACGTGATCGATTAGGTGTAAAGCCGCTTTTCTTCAGCACGCAGGACGGTTTATTTATTTTTGGATCGGAGCAAAAAGCTATTCTCGCCCATCCCGCAGTAAAGCCTGAGGTAGGCGCGGAGGGACTTGCCGAGGTATTCATTCTTGGACCTGCTCGCACACCTGGCCATGGTGTTTACAAACAAATTTCCGAGCTGAAACCCGGTCGCTGTATAACCGTCAATCGTTCAGGCGTAAAAACAATTACGTATTGGGAGCTTAAGAGTACCCCCCATGAGCAAAATATCGAAGAAACCGCTGAGCATGTGCGGGATCTGCTGAAGGATACAGTCGAGCGGCAGCTCGTCTCCGACGTTCCCGTATGCACCTTGTTGTCTGGCGGTCTTGATTCCAGTGCCTTAACGACGCTTGCAGTCCAATACTACAACGATAATGGGCAAGGAAATGTTCATACGTATTCCGTGGATTACACGGATAATGACAAGCATTTCAAGGCACATGCCTTCCAGCCGAACAGTGATGCCCCATGGATTGAGAGAATGACCACCCATCTCGGCACCATTCATCATCCGATCCAATTCGATACACCTGAGCTCGCTGGCGCATTAGATGCTGCAACTCTCGCCAGAGATTTGCCTGGCATGGCTGATGTCGATGCCTCCTTGCTGCTTTTCTGCCATGAAATTAAGAAGAATGCCACCGTAGCGATATCCGGAGAGGCCGCTGATGAAATTTTTGGCGGCTATCCTTGGTTTCATCGTGAAGAGGCGCTGAATGCAAACACCTTCCCTTGGTCACTCGCATCCGCTATGCGTGCTGAGCTGCTTGCTCCCGATGTTGCGGCATGGATAAAACCTTTGGATTACATCGGTGACCGCTACGCCGAGGCCATTAGCGAGGTTCCTCATCTTGATGGCGAAAATGAGCAGCTTCGAAAGATGCGACAAATGTCATATTTGAACATTACCCGTTTCATGCCCACACTGCTGGATCGCAAGGACCGAATGAGTATGGCTGCAGGACTTGAGGTGCGCGTTCCTTTCTGTGACCATCGCTTAGTCGAGTATGTATGGAACATCCCTTGGGAAATCAAAACGTCAGGCGATCGTGAAAAAGGTATTTTGCGTAAAGCACTGCGCGGCGTACTCCCTGAAGACGTTTTGACTCGAAAAAAAAGCCCCTACCCCAAAACGCATAATCCGAACTATTTGGCCGCAGTCAAAGGACTGCTGTTAGATGTGCTGAACGACCCCAGCTCTCCCCTGCTTCCATTAATTAATGTGCAGAAGGTTCGGGAGCTTGCCGAGTCCGATTCTGCGAAGTCCAACATTCCTTGGTTTGGCCAGCTTATGTCGGGACCGCAGCTGTTTGCTTATTTGTATCAAGTCAATCTATGGCTTAAACAGTACAAGGTCGTTATCAGCTAA
- a CDS encoding AAA family ATPase codes for MQKLVFFVGVAGTGKTTVARKLADRIPAAFLDRDTIGGRFVEAILELNGLDKRDRDSEYYKKNLRDLEYDTAKDVCIENLAAGQNVFMISPFTVELKNKQWIEEVAQSAGLTLQMVDVRVVVVTLSDMELQKNRIVGRQTERDQWKLSNWGDFEKRIEFVPQINWDIPSSSVFIFDNSGELTEEKAEQLYHFVGGKQTSMSV; via the coding sequence TTGCAAAAGTTGGTTTTTTTCGTCGGAGTAGCAGGCACAGGCAAGACAACGGTAGCTAGAAAACTGGCGGACCGCATTCCAGCTGCATTTCTGGATCGGGATACGATAGGCGGCAGATTTGTAGAAGCGATTTTAGAGCTCAATGGCCTAGATAAGAGAGATCGTGATTCGGAATATTACAAGAAGAATTTGCGTGATTTGGAATACGATACAGCTAAGGATGTTTGTATTGAGAACCTCGCGGCAGGTCAAAACGTATTTATGATTTCTCCGTTTACAGTGGAGCTTAAAAATAAGCAGTGGATAGAAGAGGTTGCCCAGTCGGCTGGCTTGACCCTGCAGATGGTAGATGTGAGGGTTGTAGTTGTTACGCTTTCGGATATGGAGCTGCAGAAGAATCGCATCGTAGGTCGTCAGACGGAGCGCGATCAATGGAAGCTAAGCAACTGGGGCGACTTTGAGAAACGGATTGAATTCGTGCCGCAAATCAACTGGGACATTCCGAGTTCCTCGGTGTTCATATTTGATAACAGCGGTGAGCTCACAGAGGAGAAAGCAGAGCAATTATATCATTTTGTGGGTGGTAAGCAGACGAGTATGTCCGTTTAA